The following nucleotide sequence is from Flavobacterium sp. N1736.
AAAAAAAATCAGTTTTTAATTGGCTTTGCTTTAGAAACCGAAAATGAAATTGAAAATGCTAAGCTGAAAATTCAGAAAAAAAACTTAGATTTGATAGTTCTTAATTCGTTGCAGGATGAAGGGGCAGGTTTTAAAAAAGAAACCAATAAAGTAACCTTTATTGATAAAAATTTTAAAATTGAACCAATGGAATTAAAAACAAAAGAATCAGTTGCTGAAGATATTTTAGGTAAAGTAATTTTACATTTTTCTTAAAGCAAACAGATCTAAAAACCGAATAAAAATAGCTGAATCGTATTGCGATAAAAGCAAATATTACCTTTGTATGAACAATAAAATAGTTACTCTTTTAGTATTTCTAATTTTTGGCTTTGCTCAGGCACAACAGCTAAATTGTACTGTAACTATAAATACAGAAAGACTCCCGAACCCTAATCAGCAGGTTTTTAAGACACTACAAACTTCTTTATCTGAGTTTGTAAACAAAACAGACTGGACGGGAACGCTTTTAAAACAAAACGAACGAATTAATTGTTCGATGTATATTACGCTTTCATCAAATAGTTCCGATCAGTTTACAGGTACTATTCAGGTGCAATCTTCCAGATTAATTTATAATTCCACCTATTCATCGCCGGTTTTAAATTATAATGACAAAGATTTCAACTTTACTTATACAGAGTATGAGCCTTTATTATTTAATCCAACCACTTTTGAATCAAATTTAGTCTCTGTAGTTTCTTTTTACAGCTATTTAATTTTAGGATTAGATGCCGATACTTTTCAAATGGGTGCCGGAAGTCCGTATTTTGAAACAGCACAGAATATTGCAAATGTTGCTCAACAAGGCGGTTATAAGGGATGGAGTCAGGCTGATGGAATTCAGAATCGTTATTTCTTAATAAATGATTTGGTTTCGCCAACATACAGCGATTTGCGTCAAACCAGTTTTTTATACCACACAGGTTTAGATAATATGACACAGGATTTAAAAGTATCTAAAGAAAAAGTAAAATCTTCGATCGTATTAATAGGAAAATTAAACTCAGTTAAACCAAACGCATTTTTAACGCGGGTATTTTTTGATGCAAAATCAGATGAAATTGTTTCTATTTTTTCTGGCGGACCAAGTATTCCGGTTACAGATTTAACGGAAGTCTTGAATAAAGTATCGCCGTTGAATTCTACCAAATGGTCACAAATTAAATTTTAATTGATTATTTCAATTTAAAACTTTCTTCATTAATTTTATTTTCACATATTTATCCTATGATAACTTCGCTGTCGATTAAAAACTATGCTCTGATTGAAAAATTGTCCATTGATTTTTCAAAAGGTTTTTCTATAATTACAGGTGAAACAGGAGCTGGTAAATCTATTATATTAGGAGCTTTAGGATTGGTTTTAGGAAAAAGAGCCGATCTGACTTCATTAAAAAATAAAGAGGAAAAATGTGTAATTGAAGCACAATTTGAAATCTCGAAATATAATTTAAAAGATTTTTTTGAAGCAAACGATATTGATTATGAAGACGAAACTATAATCAGACGTGAAATTTTACCTTCCGGAAAATCACGTGCCTTTATAAATGACAGTCCGGTAAATCTTCAGGAACTACAAGATCTAAGCTTGTTTTTGATAGATATACATTCGCAGCAGCAAACTCAGGAATTATCAGATGAAGGTGTTCAATTTAAAATAATTGACGCCATTGCTAATAATTTTGGTACCATTGCAGCCTATCAAAAATTATTAAAGACATACAAATCAGATAAATCAAAACTAAACGCTTTATTAAAAAAACAAAGCGATTCAGGAAAAGAGCAGGAATACAATACTTTTTTATTGAATGAATTGGTTGCAGCTAAATTAAAATCAGGCGAACAGGAAGAATTAGAATCTGATTTTGAAAAACTGAATAATGTAGAAATTATTAAAGAATCGATTGATAAATCCTTAGTGATTGCAAATGAAGAACAATTTGGAGTTTTTCATAATCTAAATGAAATTAAAGCTTCTTTGCAGAAAATTGCACCGTTTTCTTCTGAATATCAAAATTTATTTGAAAGAATTATAAGCGTAGCCATAGAATTTGATGATGTTTCGAGAGAATTGCAAAACGCTTCTGAAAAATTATTGAATGATCCTGAAAAACTTGAACTAACAAATCAAAAATTACAGCTAATTTATAATTTGCAGAAAAAACATCAGGTAAATTCTGTAGATGAATTAATTGAGATTCAGTCAAATTTAGAAAACTCAGTTCTGGAACTTGGCAATATTGAAGAAGAAATTGCGGTTTTATCAAAAGTAATTGAGGAAAAAACACAGCAATTAGATGCTTTTTCAGCAACAATTCACCAAAACAGATTAAATGCAATTCCGGTATTATCAAATCAGTTAATTTCGATTTTAGAAACTTTAGGAATGCCAAATGTTCGTTTTAAAATGGAACTTTTGCCATCAGAAACGTATTTTCAAAATGGAAAAGATGAGTTACAGTTTTTATTCTCTGCAAATAAAGGAACAGATTTTGGCTTGCTGAAAAAAGTTGCTTCAGGTGGAGAAATGTCACGTATTATGCTGGCTGTAAAAGCGATTTTAGCAAAGTACTCAAAATTGCCAACGCTTATTTTTGATGAAATTGATACAGGAGTTTCCGGAGAAATTGCCATTAGAATGGGCGAAATCATGAAAGAAATGAGCAATACAATGCAAATATTTGCTATTACGCATTTACCGCAGATTGCAGCAAAAGGCGATTCTCATTTTAAAGTTTTCAAATCTACAGTTGCAGATGATACACAATCAGAATTAAAACTTTTATTTCCGAATGAACGTATTATAGAAATAGCGCAAATGCTTTCAGGAGCAAATATTTCTGACTCAGCATTAAATCACGCAAAAGAATTATTAAATTAAGATAATAGGTATGGAAAGTCTTAGCTTCTATGAAAACCAATTTATTAAAGCAGATTCTTTAATTTCTGAAGGTAATATTGCCGACGGAAAAGAAATGCTTGAAGAAATACTATCTCAATATCCTGATTTTGGTAAAGCACATAACCATTTAGGATGGATTTATTATAATAAGTTAAGTAACTATGATAAAGGAATTTATCATTATAAACTGGCGATGAAATTCGAACCGAAATATCCTGCGCCATATTTAAATTATACATATTTGCTAATTGATATTGGTCGATATACAGAGGCAAAAGAACATATTGATTTTACATTTAAAAATCTTGAAAATGTTGATCATTCGTCATTTAATAGTGAATTGGGAAGAATGGCAGAATATGAAAATGAATATATTGCCGCTTACAACTTCTACAAATTAGCGAAGAAAAATGCTTTAAACCCAAACTTTATAGACAATATGAATGCCAACATGAAAAGGGTTAAGGATAAAATGTCTATTTTTGAAAAATTAAAACTGAAATTGAATTAAT
It contains:
- a CDS encoding DUF4835 family protein encodes the protein MNNKIVTLLVFLIFGFAQAQQLNCTVTINTERLPNPNQQVFKTLQTSLSEFVNKTDWTGTLLKQNERINCSMYITLSSNSSDQFTGTIQVQSSRLIYNSTYSSPVLNYNDKDFNFTYTEYEPLLFNPTTFESNLVSVVSFYSYLILGLDADTFQMGAGSPYFETAQNIANVAQQGGYKGWSQADGIQNRYFLINDLVSPTYSDLRQTSFLYHTGLDNMTQDLKVSKEKVKSSIVLIGKLNSVKPNAFLTRVFFDAKSDEIVSIFSGGPSIPVTDLTEVLNKVSPLNSTKWSQIKF
- the recN gene encoding DNA repair protein RecN yields the protein MITSLSIKNYALIEKLSIDFSKGFSIITGETGAGKSIILGALGLVLGKRADLTSLKNKEEKCVIEAQFEISKYNLKDFFEANDIDYEDETIIRREILPSGKSRAFINDSPVNLQELQDLSLFLIDIHSQQQTQELSDEGVQFKIIDAIANNFGTIAAYQKLLKTYKSDKSKLNALLKKQSDSGKEQEYNTFLLNELVAAKLKSGEQEELESDFEKLNNVEIIKESIDKSLVIANEEQFGVFHNLNEIKASLQKIAPFSSEYQNLFERIISVAIEFDDVSRELQNASEKLLNDPEKLELTNQKLQLIYNLQKKHQVNSVDELIEIQSNLENSVLELGNIEEEIAVLSKVIEEKTQQLDAFSATIHQNRLNAIPVLSNQLISILETLGMPNVRFKMELLPSETYFQNGKDELQFLFSANKGTDFGLLKKVASGGEMSRIMLAVKAILAKYSKLPTLIFDEIDTGVSGEIAIRMGEIMKEMSNTMQIFAITHLPQIAAKGDSHFKVFKSTVADDTQSELKLLFPNERIIEIAQMLSGANISDSALNHAKELLN